One region of Chloroflexota bacterium genomic DNA includes:
- a CDS encoding flippase-like domain-containing protein produces MKRWQFWLGVLISAFFLYDVLGDLDLAQAWEVARTANYWWILPGVAVYFVAVWARTWRWHYMLRSIKRIPLTRLFPVVVIGYMGNNVYPFRAGEVIRAYVLKRKEGVSISASLATIIVERIFDGVTMLFFVFVVLPIAPEAAEWRSIVIWFSLLFFGALGVFFLIAASPRRSQALAGWFIQRLVPSRFRAAAESITGRFLDGLTFLRSGADILMIFVTSVAIWLTETTKYWFVMHSFDFQVSFFVLMLMTAVVNLATTLPSSPGYVGTFDWPGIRILQRFGVEGPIAASYTLVLHAALWLPITLLGFFYMWRESVSWTQFAEAAKLKGEAAASDDR; encoded by the coding sequence TTGAAAAGGTGGCAATTCTGGCTGGGAGTTCTCATCAGCGCCTTTTTCCTCTACGACGTGCTGGGCGACTTGGATTTGGCCCAGGCGTGGGAGGTGGCGCGCACGGCCAACTACTGGTGGATCCTCCCGGGCGTGGCAGTCTATTTCGTCGCGGTTTGGGCGCGCACCTGGCGCTGGCACTACATGCTTCGCTCCATCAAGCGGATTCCCCTCACGCGGCTGTTCCCGGTGGTGGTCATCGGCTACATGGGCAATAACGTGTACCCGTTCCGCGCGGGCGAGGTCATCCGCGCCTACGTGCTGAAGCGCAAGGAAGGCGTGAGCATCAGCGCGAGCCTGGCCACCATCATCGTGGAGCGCATCTTTGACGGCGTTACCATGCTGTTCTTCGTGTTCGTGGTGCTGCCCATCGCGCCCGAGGCGGCAGAGTGGCGCAGCATCGTCATCTGGTTCAGCCTGCTATTCTTCGGCGCGCTGGGTGTGTTCTTTCTCATCGCCGCATCGCCTCGCCGTTCCCAGGCGCTGGCCGGCTGGTTCATCCAGCGCCTCGTCCCCAGCCGATTCCGCGCGGCCGCCGAGAGCATCACGGGCCGCTTCCTGGACGGCCTGACATTCCTGCGGAGCGGGGCGGACATCCTGATGATCTTCGTTACCTCGGTCGCCATCTGGCTCACCGAGACGACCAAGTACTGGTTTGTGATGCACAGTTTTGACTTCCAGGTCTCGTTCTTCGTCCTGATGTTGATGACGGCGGTGGTGAACCTGGCCACGACGCTCCCATCCTCGCCGGGGTACGTGGGCACCTTTGACTGGCCGGGCATCCGCATCCTCCAGCGGTTTGGCGTGGAAGGGCCCATCGCGGCGAGTTACACCCTGGTGCTGCACGCGGCGCTATGGCTTCCCATCACGCTGTTGGGCTTCTTCTACATGTG